Genomic segment of Streptomyces sp. NA02950:
TGGGAGTGTCACCCGCCGCGCGCGCCAGCGTCACGGCGCGCGACGCCAGCGCGCGGGCCCGGACGTCGTCGGCGGCGTACAGAGCACCGTGGGCGGCCCAGGTGAGCAGCAGGGGATCGGCCACCTGCCCGGCCGCGTCCAGACGCCCGCGCAGCCGGGCCACCGCGGCGGGCAGCCGCCCCTGGAACGAGTCGGCCACCCCGAGGAGAAGATCGCCGGCGAACCGGCTCTCCGCACGGTCCCGTTCCGGTGCACCGTCCAGTACCGCCAGGGCGCGTCGGCCGGCCTGGACCGGCAGGGCCGCGTTTCCCGCGTACAGGCCCGCCTCCCCCGCCGCGGCCAGCGCCTTGACCGCGAGTGAGGGGTTGTCGTCGGCCAGCACGTCGGCGGCCGCCAGCAGTCTGTCGTAGGCGTCGGTCGCCGTGTCGTGGTGGAGGCAGAGCAGGCCCCGCAGATAGGCGATGCGTCCTCGCAGCCATGGCTGATCGGCGGCGACCAGGTGGTCCGCGCGCTCCAGCAGCCGGGCGGCGCGCCGCAGCCGCCCGGCTTGTCTGCTGGAATCGGCCGCGGCGATCAGTCGGCCCTTCCGGCGGCCGTCCTCGCTGGTGAGCCGTGCCGAACGTTCCATCAGCGCCGCGGCATGGGCCTGTTCGCCCCGCCGCCGGGCCTGGTCGGCCTGGCGCTCCAGTTCATCGGCCAGTCCCGCGTTCCGGTCCGGGGTCAGGGCCGCCTCGTGCCAACTGCGGCGATAGTCATCGGTGTCGGCGAAGGCACGGGCCAGCAGTTCATGTGCCCAGTGCCGTTCGGCCGGGTCCGCGCCGTGGCAGATCGCCCGTCGGACATCGGCCTGGCGGAAGCACACGGTGGTCGCCGACCAGGTCACCAGACCCGCGGCCTCGGCCGGTTTCAGGGCCGACGGGTCGATGCCCGCTCGCTGGGCCACCCGGAAGAGGGAGAACGGGTCCAGGCGCGGCTCGGTGACCAGGAGCAGCAGCAGCCGCTGACAGTCGGCGGGGAGCCGGCGGAACCGGGAGAGCCGCAGATGGGTGAGGCGGGGGCCCAGCGGCAGCGGATCAGGTAATTCGGCGGGCTGGCTCAGCTGTGCCGGGGTCAGGGTGCCGAGCAGTTCCAGCAGGGTGAGGGGGTTGCCGCGGGCCGCGTGGAGGAGCACTTCGCGTACGGCGGGAGCCACCGGCGACGGCTGGTGCTCGGCGATCAGCCGCAGGCAGTCGAGGTCGCTCATGCCCGCGAGGTGCAGTACCGGCACACCGGGCATGGACACCGACGCCTCGCCGTCCGTCCCGGCCAGGATCAGTATCCGCTCGGTGCTGATGCGGCGGGCCACGAATCCGAGGGTGTAGCGGGACTCGGCGTCGGCCCATTGCAGATCGTCTGCGCTGATCAGCAACGGATGCGCACCGCTTGCCTCCGTCAGCAGCCCCAGCACGGCTGTCGCGACGGCCGATCGCTCCCGGGGCGGGACGAACCCCAGCAGCAGCCGCTCCAGGGCCGCTCGGGAGGCGGCCGGGAGCCGGCGGAGGCCGGAGGCCAGC
This window contains:
- a CDS encoding AAA family ATPase, translated to MTYGTEHSFIGRQAERRHLAQRAEACRESRGGALLLTGDPGIGKTALLRHAPHLARDFRTLRADGVRAEETLAYGAVQRLVRPLASGLRRLPAASRAALERLLLGFVPPRERSAVATAVLGLLTEASGAHPLLISADDLQWADAESRYTLGFVARRISTERILILAGTDGEASVSMPGVPVLHLAGMSDLDCLRLIAEHQPSPVAPAVREVLLHAARGNPLTLLELLGTLTPAQLSQPAELPDPLPLGPRLTHLRLSRFRRLPADCQRLLLLLVTEPRLDPFSLFRVAQRAGIDPSALKPAEAAGLVTWSATTVCFRQADVRRAICHGADPAERHWAHELLARAFADTDDYRRSWHEAALTPDRNAGLADELERQADQARRRGEQAHAAALMERSARLTSEDGRRKGRLIAAADSSRQAGRLRRAARLLERADHLVAADQPWLRGRIAYLRGLLCLHHDTATDAYDRLLAAADVLADDNPSLAVKALAAAGEAGLYAGNAALPVQAGRRALAVLDGAPERDRAESRFAGDLLLGVADSFQGRLPAAVARLRGRLDAAGQVADPLLLTWAAHGALYAADDVRARALASRAVTLARAAGDTPTTAHAMQYLAYAECWLNGPATATLTATEALRLARGTGQLPCVRNLMGVLMLAAGLAGDTESCEQYADRVVDDAAAHGLGLASALGLWGLAQLDLASGHWAEAADKLHRLARTGLGHPGIALEAVPTYVEAAVRAGHRSRAQRAAANFTRWAEAVGRGWPTALAARCRALLEADDAERHFRHALSLHRTGEREVERARTALLYGEYLGRERRRMDARGQLREAAEIFRRHRARLWLDRARAELRAMGEDWCAEEEHDPGPGGAAGALTSRQRQIAGLVATGATNKEVAARLCLSPRTVDYHLRRIFERLGLTSRADLIRRFTAGSVR